DNA from Pseudoalteromonas sp. MEBiC 03607:
ATGGCTACAATGCACCTAAATGTTTATTACATAATAGTGCTGCTACAGCCCTTAAAAAAGTACAAAATGCCGCTCAAAATGAAGGGTTAAGCTTAAAGATATTTGATTGCTATCGACCACAACGAGCAGTCGATCACTTTGTGCGTTGGGTGAACGATTTAGAGGATACCCGCACTAAAGCTGAGTTTTATCCAAATCTAGGCAAAGACAAGCTACTAGGTGATTATATCGCCGCTAAATCGGGCCACAGCCGTGGCTCAACAATTGATCTAACCTTAGTCGATGAAAAAGGCAAAGAGCTCGATATGGGCTCACCCTTTGATATGTTCGACACCCTGTCAAACACCGACGACCCGCGCATAAGCGCAGAACAAAAAGTCAATCGATATAAACTAAAAACCCTCATGACTGATGCCGGTTTCGCCCCTTATTCAATGGAGTGGTGGCACTTTACCTATCAACCTCAAGCATACCCCGCTACCTATTTTGATTTTGTGGTGGAGTAGTTAAGTTAGCGAGTTTAGAGTTACGAGATGGCGAGCTGGCAGCGATTTTACATCGCGTCCTAGAACCCAGGGGCTAGAACCTAGAACTTAGCGCATGATGACGCGGGATAAACCCGCTGCTACAAGCTGCTACAAGTAGGCGTGAAACTTGTAGCAGCGCATCTGAAGGCTGAGAGCTCCTTCATGTTGGGTTTCGCTGGCTCTAGCCAACCTACATCACCTCTTTTATCGGTGAATAATCAACTTTAATTTCAACAATATCGACATTGGCATTTTGTTTAAAAACGTCTTGCACTTTTAATAAATCAGTATCTTTTTCAGCAAGGTATCGATATGTTTTGTTGGTCATTTTTTTTAACGTATATTGGCTGCTAAGCTCTACCGGTAAGCTATTATCTTTGAGAGTTAAATAGATAGCGCCGGTAGCAATACCAGGCTCTTTCATCGCGTGATTAAATACTTCAGTGCCTTTGGTTAAAGTAGGCGCGGCAAAGGTAATTTTTTCGCCATTATTGCTAAAAGCGTTAATTGGTTTTTGTTTGTTAATCTCGACCACTTTTTTAACATCTTTATCTAAAACTTGTTCTTTTTGTGAACTGCTTGCTGAGTGTTGCGAGCTATCTTGTTCGGATATTTCACTTTTTTGACAGCCTGATAAGAGTATTAGCGCTAGTGTAACTAACTGTATATTAATTGCTTTGTTCATTGTTGACCTGTTTGTTCGTTACTTTTGTTTACAATTGATTCTGTCTTTTGATTGCCAGATTAGGTACATTGGCTTTGGTTATGATTGTTAACCGAAAATAAAAATATAACAATAGGGAACGTAAGGAATGTCTCAATTTAAAGTAACTGCTGTTGCAACTATGGTAACGGCTATCTTGGCATCAACTCAAATACAAGCAAGTGAACAAACTCGCTTTTACAACGCATCAAGTGTTAGTTCTCAAGTACAGTTTAATCCTCAAGTATCTCAGCAACGTGCATTAGCTGAGCGTCGTACTGTATCAGGGCACAAATCAATTTTCGATGAGCAATTAGGTAAAGCTACGTTCCTTTGGAATGCGGTAGGTCAAGCTAAGCCAGACATGGCGATGATCCTTCCTGAGCAGCGCAATGCATACGCTGCTGATTTTTATCTAAATGCTTTAACGGGC
Protein-coding regions in this window:
- a CDS encoding M15 family metallopeptidase, whose amino-acid sequence is MAFTLLARLIKPIMFASVALTWGNNVYANSDDDKRSEFIDVGVLIPNAVLDIRYFGHHNFVGKPIDGYNAPKCLLHNSAATALKKVQNAAQNEGLSLKIFDCYRPQRAVDHFVRWVNDLEDTRTKAEFYPNLGKDKLLGDYIAAKSGHSRGSTIDLTLVDEKGKELDMGSPFDMFDTLSNTDDPRISAEQKVNRYKLKTLMTDAGFAPYSMEWWHFTYQPQAYPATYFDFVVE